In Methanomicrobium antiquum, one DNA window encodes the following:
- the hisH gene encoding imidazole glycerol phosphate synthase subunit HisH, which translates to MTRVIILDYGLGNLRSVKKGLEKAGAEAQISSDLDVMASADGVVLPGVGAFSEGMEKLEKMKSALYEYVKDRPVLGICLGMQMLLDVGEEYGVHEGLKLVPGAVRHFPVNDSFKIPHMGWNNIEITQKSPLFEGIENQSYVYFVHSYYADTKPQYTLTKTDYICPFASSIRNKNAYGTQFHPEKSGTTGLKILENFINLL; encoded by the coding sequence ATGACACGAGTAATTATTCTTGATTACGGGCTTGGAAATCTAAGAAGCGTAAAAAAAGGTCTTGAGAAGGCAGGTGCAGAGGCGCAAATATCATCAGATCTTGATGTAATGGCATCCGCTGACGGGGTAGTGCTTCCGGGAGTTGGTGCGTTTTCAGAAGGTATGGAAAAGCTTGAGAAGATGAAGTCTGCACTTTATGAGTATGTAAAAGACAGACCTGTTCTTGGAATCTGCCTTGGTATGCAGATGCTTTTGGATGTTGGAGAAGAATATGGAGTACATGAAGGTTTAAAGCTTGTTCCTGGCGCAGTCAGGCATTTTCCGGTAAATGATTCCTTTAAGATTCCTCATATGGGATGGAATAATATTGAAATAACCCAAAAAAGTCCGCTTTTTGAGGGAATTGAGAATCAAAGTTATGTTTATTTTGTCCATTCCTATTATGCAGATACAAAACCGCAATACACACTTACAAAAACAGACTATATTTGTCCTTTTGCCTCATCCATCAGAAACAAAAACGCATATGGAACACAGTTTCATCCGGAAAAAAGCGGCACAACCGGACTTAAAATTCTTGAGAATTTCATAAATCTTTTATAG
- the minD gene encoding cell division ATPase MinD codes for MVVTYTIASGKGGTGKTTLSVNLGTMLAHYGKETYIMDTDMGMANIGIVLGLENVPVTLHEVLAGKASISEAIYEGPFGVKVIPSGISLQGFQNADPEHLHDVMKEIIQQCDILILDAPAGISRDGVIPLAIADEVILVVNPEISSMVDALKTKILTELVGGKIKGAILNRATLEKTDISIHKIEEVLGVKVIGIIPDDPNVRRASAYKTPVVVKYPNSPAAVEIKKIAAEIAGVDVKEKELNKDSNEKFLDRLTSSIIKRRK; via the coding sequence ATGGTTGTTACATATACAATTGCTTCTGGGAAAGGCGGTACCGGAAAAACTACATTATCAGTAAATCTTGGTACAATGCTGGCTCATTATGGAAAAGAGACATACATTATGGACACTGATATGGGCATGGCAAATATTGGAATAGTCCTTGGTCTTGAAAATGTTCCTGTAACTCTGCATGAAGTTCTGGCAGGAAAGGCCTCAATATCAGAAGCCATTTATGAAGGCCCATTCGGCGTTAAGGTAATACCAAGCGGAATTTCACTTCAGGGCTTTCAGAATGCTGATCCTGAACACCTGCATGATGTGATGAAAGAGATTATTCAGCAATGTGATATTCTTATATTAGACGCTCCTGCAGGAATCAGCAGAGATGGTGTTATACCCCTTGCAATTGCTGATGAAGTTATTTTAGTTGTAAACCCTGAAATTTCATCTATGGTAGACGCTCTTAAAACAAAAATTTTAACGGAACTGGTGGGTGGTAAAATAAAAGGAGCAATTTTAAACAGAGCAACGCTTGAAAAAACTGATATTAGCATCCATAAGATAGAGGAAGTTTTAGGAGTGAAAGTAATAGGCATTATTCCGGATGACCCAAATGTCAGAAGAGCTTCCGCTTATAAAACACCGGTGGTTGTTAAATACCCAAATTCACCTGCGGCAGTTGAAATCAAAAAAATAGCAGCAGAAATTGCAGGAGTGGATGTTAAGGAAAAGGAGTTAAACAAGGATTCAAATGAAAAATTCCTTGATCGCCTTACAAGCTCTATAATTAAAAGGAGGAAGTAA
- a CDS encoding phosphoadenosine phosphosulfate reductase family protein gives MSKAFLGKLVLNWCDECHTPVLGKKCSCGSKTRAVLLTPPGDIRPAFKADIDHINSLYENQFGKKLIPKGHIVILNKIPDVDRMEEVVMGGAVICAYRYIPSEKRWELLPRVHASKYAIPKRKFVVADDGAIDSIKTGSSVLAPGLVDIEESVLKDDEVFILSKAGECIAVGRARENASDAKLMERGSIVRTRKTKPDICIPGEASWEKAIEANRIILENVETEAVGFVKSVVSKNPDLLCNVSYSGGKDSLATLLIVLKAIGKVPVLFSDTGLEFPETYKNIEDVVEKYGLEIIKTGAGEKFWETFEVEGPPAVDVRWCCSVCKLMPVKEIITEKWGECLSFIGQRKYESLARMKSPRVWRNFKVQVQLSAAPIQHWTALHVFLYLFKENAPYNVLYEQRIDRIGCFMCPSSDLASFEIIKAEYPDLWEIWEKKLQIWAEKNNLSEEWIKNAEWRKRGGEDDTSNYS, from the coding sequence ATGTCAAAGGCTTTTTTGGGAAAACTTGTTTTAAACTGGTGTGATGAATGTCACACTCCTGTACTTGGTAAAAAATGCTCATGTGGTTCTAAGACCAGAGCTGTTCTGCTCACACCTCCTGGAGACATACGACCTGCATTTAAAGCTGATATCGATCATATAAACAGCCTTTATGAGAATCAGTTTGGAAAAAAGCTTATTCCAAAAGGGCATATTGTAATTTTAAATAAAATACCTGATGTTGACAGGATGGAAGAGGTTGTGATGGGAGGCGCAGTTATCTGCGCATACAGGTATATCCCATCTGAGAAAAGATGGGAGCTATTGCCCCGCGTTCATGCCTCTAAATATGCAATTCCTAAAAGAAAATTTGTTGTTGCAGATGATGGCGCAATTGATTCAATTAAGACCGGTTCAAGTGTTCTTGCACCAGGACTGGTTGATATAGAAGAAAGCGTTTTAAAAGACGATGAAGTATTTATTCTTTCAAAGGCGGGTGAGTGCATCGCCGTTGGGCGTGCACGTGAGAATGCATCTGATGCAAAATTAATGGAAAGAGGCTCTATTGTCAGGACAAGAAAGACAAAGCCCGATATATGCATACCGGGAGAGGCTTCATGGGAAAAGGCAATAGAAGCAAATCGTATAATACTTGAAAATGTGGAGACAGAGGCTGTCGGATTTGTAAAGTCGGTTGTCAGCAAAAATCCTGATCTTCTCTGCAATGTTTCATACTCCGGTGGAAAAGACAGCCTTGCAACTCTGCTTATAGTTTTAAAGGCAATTGGAAAAGTGCCGGTATTATTCTCTGATACCGGACTTGAATTTCCGGAAACATACAAAAATATCGAAGATGTTGTAGAAAAGTACGGGCTTGAGATTATAAAAACAGGTGCAGGAGAAAAATTCTGGGAGACTTTTGAGGTTGAAGGGCCTCCGGCCGTTGATGTGAGATGGTGCTGTAGTGTATGTAAGCTTATGCCTGTAAAGGAGATTATAACTGAAAAATGGGGTGAGTGCCTCTCATTTATAGGACAGAGAAAATATGAATCTCTTGCAAGAATGAAAAGCCCGCGTGTGTGGAGAAATTTTAAAGTTCAGGTTCAGCTTTCAGCTGCGCCAATCCAGCACTGGACTGCGCTTCATGTGTTTTTATATCTTTTTAAGGAAAATGCTCCTTATAATGTTTTGTATGAGCAAAGAATTGACAGAATCGGATGCTTTATGTGCCCGTCAAGTGATCTTGCCTCATTTGAAATTATAAAAGCAGAATATCCTGATCTCTGGGAAATATGGGAGAAAAAACTACAAATCTGGGCGGAGAAAAACAATCTCTCTGAAGAATGGATAAAGAATGCTGAGTGGAGGAAAAGAGGCGGAGAGGATGACACGAGTAATTATTCTTGA
- a CDS encoding MerR family transcriptional regulator — translation MPAGKMTIGSFSHMTYLSQKALRLYDKKGVLVPGFKDRFTGYRYYTIDQIEDALKIKVLSKLGFGLLEISEILRAVGDGDDKTVSLLISKKHRETMEEIGRLEKIESLLNQKRDFMELFEMNVSKPVVKDSPALRILSARRTGTYEQICSEISEELIRIINSPENREKGVRITGPCMSLCYDEEYRENDADIEMAIPVRGQVVSDNPAYSVRTIPACTVVSVIYKGPYEHEGFSAAFGNAFKFIAENNLESFGPDRQIYLNDPSETDSKDLLTEVQIPVKKF, via the coding sequence ATGCCTGCCGGAAAAATGACCATAGGAAGCTTTTCGCACATGACATATCTGTCACAGAAGGCTCTTCGTCTCTATGATAAAAAGGGTGTCCTTGTCCCCGGATTTAAAGACAGATTTACAGGGTACCGCTATTACACAATCGACCAGATAGAGGATGCTCTAAAAATAAAAGTTCTTTCAAAACTCGGATTCGGGCTTTTGGAGATATCTGAAATTTTAAGGGCTGTCGGAGATGGCGATGACAAAACGGTAAGCCTTCTCATATCCAAAAAGCACAGGGAGACTATGGAAGAGATAGGCAGGCTTGAGAAAATTGAGTCTCTTTTAAATCAAAAAAGAGATTTTATGGAGTTATTTGAGATGAATGTATCAAAACCCGTAGTAAAGGATTCTCCTGCATTAAGGATACTCTCAGCCCGCAGAACCGGAACTTATGAGCAGATATGCTCTGAAATTTCAGAGGAGTTAATCAGGATTATAAACAGCCCTGAAAACCGGGAAAAAGGTGTCAGGATAACAGGGCCCTGCATGTCGCTATGCTATGACGAGGAGTACCGTGAAAATGATGCTGATATTGAGATGGCCATTCCTGTCCGAGGACAGGTGGTATCTGACAATCCTGCATATTCTGTGAGGACAATTCCTGCATGCACTGTTGTATCAGTAATCTACAAAGGGCCTTATGAGCACGAGGGATTTTCTGCTGCATTTGGAAATGCGTTTAAATTCATTGCAGAAAATAATCTTGAGTCTTTTGGCCCTGACAGACAAATATATCTTAACGACCCTTCTGAGACAGACTCAAAGGATCTTTTAACAGAAGTCCAGATACCTGTCAAAAAATTCTGA
- a CDS encoding YczE/YyaS/YitT family protein, with product MTAGLYIMTFGVALSTKAELGTSPISCIPYVLSLALPLTIGGWTFLMNLLFVIIQYLLLRSDFSVYKWLEILVIFVFSLFTDINMFFVSFIPISGYLMQWIFCILSFFAIALGLAMVLKANVLMMAVDSLVLVISGIFRIEFGKVKIVTDSSMVILAVILSFALMGNLFGVREGTIAAALSIGFLVRHIRKLPGFKDNPAEKKSI from the coding sequence ATGACAGCCGGTCTGTATATTATGACATTTGGGGTTGCACTCTCAACAAAAGCCGAACTCGGCACATCTCCGATATCCTGCATCCCTTACGTTTTAAGTCTGGCTCTTCCGCTGACAATCGGAGGATGGACTTTTTTGATGAATCTTCTTTTTGTAATTATTCAGTACCTGCTTTTAAGAAGTGATTTTTCAGTTTACAAGTGGCTTGAAATACTGGTCATCTTTGTATTCAGCCTTTTTACCGATATCAACATGTTCTTTGTCTCATTTATTCCTATATCAGGATACCTGATGCAGTGGATATTTTGTATTCTAAGCTTTTTTGCAATTGCATTAGGTCTTGCAATGGTTTTAAAGGCGAATGTTTTAATGATGGCGGTTGATTCACTTGTTCTTGTAATATCAGGCATCTTTCGGATTGAATTTGGAAAAGTCAAAATCGTGACTGACAGCTCAATGGTAATACTGGCAGTCATACTCTCATTTGCCCTGATGGGCAATCTCTTTGGTGTAAGAGAAGGAACAATTGCCGCGGCACTCTCAATAGGCTTTCTTGTCCGTCATATAAGAAAACTTCCGGGATTTAAAGACAACCCGGCAGAAAAAAAATCTATATGA
- a CDS encoding DUF7544 domain-containing protein has protein sequence MSDYYAFSSIDPAIERTKRLLWPFNKGIWLRIALISLFIGGFTSFNPFQFTSGTDSTEMPSSFAGSDLFMDQLPVILGVVAVIIILALIFGYISCVFQYLFVECLSKNEFAIRKYFKTNTKRGARLFGFELVIGGLLIAVIMIAVFMMIMGFASVSIDSMQKVGFFISIFLLVLLLSIPIGIIMLFTVDFVVPIMIKENCKLIEGWKKCWGVIKTDWSQTIIYLIMRIIIGIVVFILMFIAIMIAALVLAIPFFIVGLIAVGLNPGSFAIAFIILLILFILCMIPISLLISVPFITFGRYYSLNVLGLLDNNYTMLE, from the coding sequence ATGTCTGACTATTATGCATTCAGTAGCATTGATCCGGCAATAGAGAGGACAAAAAGACTTCTGTGGCCTTTTAATAAAGGCATATGGTTGAGAATTGCTTTAATATCTTTGTTTATCGGCGGATTTACTTCATTCAATCCTTTCCAGTTCACTTCAGGAACGGATTCGACTGAAATGCCTTCTTCTTTTGCAGGTTCGGATCTTTTTATGGATCAACTGCCTGTTATTTTGGGAGTGGTTGCTGTAATTATCATACTTGCTTTGATTTTCGGATACATATCATGTGTTTTTCAATACCTGTTTGTTGAGTGTCTTTCAAAGAATGAATTTGCTATTCGAAAATATTTTAAAACTAATACTAAAAGAGGCGCAAGACTTTTTGGTTTTGAACTTGTTATTGGAGGATTATTGATTGCAGTCATCATGATCGCAGTATTTATGATGATTATGGGTTTTGCCTCAGTATCTATCGACTCTATGCAAAAAGTGGGATTTTTTATCTCTATTTTCCTTTTGGTTCTTTTATTAAGTATTCCAATAGGCATTATAATGCTCTTTACAGTAGATTTTGTCGTTCCAATAATGATTAAGGAAAACTGCAAACTGATTGAAGGATGGAAAAAGTGCTGGGGAGTTATAAAAACAGACTGGAGTCAGACAATAATTTATCTTATTATGAGAATTATAATTGGAATTGTTGTTTTCATTCTAATGTTTATTGCAATTATGATTGCCGCACTTGTTCTGGCAATTCCCTTTTTTATTGTCGGATTAATTGCAGTTGGATTAAATCCTGGCAGCTTTGCTATTGCATTTATTATTCTGCTGATATTATTCATTCTGTGCATGATTCCAATATCTCTTTTGATAAGTGTTCCTTTTATTACATTTGGCAGATATTATTCCTTAAATGTTTTAGGATTGTTGGATAACAATTATACAATGCTTGAATAA
- a CDS encoding HD domain-containing protein: MKIIQDPVHGYVEVDEKILPLLDSPAVQRLRYIKQLGFSNLVYPGANHTRFEHSLGAMHLARLMSLNLGLSSQDVLLVTVSALLHDTGHGPYSHATEPLMQQYLGKNHQDIEYLVLKGPLADELLALNLNPEDVCEMVNGKHPLAGIIHGDLDVDRMDYLLRDAHYTGVPYGTVDAHRLIRSTNLTDKGLVLKENGINAAESLLIARTLMRPAVYFHHVSRIAESMIKFAAHEHLKESGFEKTAELLLMDDGQFYNEISKSPSDNARKIIKDLHLRKLYKRALFVGMDQVRFSSLLKMISLKDERSVAKTVCEAAGIDDSEVLVDIPSIPSPMSIEVSVKNHNLLLSLEELSPLMSTLNETRKSQWRMGIYTTPENRKIVEQTAYEVLNIEKVTKQDKLII; encoded by the coding sequence ATGAAAATAATACAGGATCCTGTTCACGGTTATGTGGAAGTGGATGAAAAAATACTTCCTCTTCTGGATTCACCGGCAGTTCAGCGGTTAAGGTACATAAAACAGCTTGGATTTTCAAATCTTGTATATCCGGGAGCAAACCACACTCGTTTTGAGCACTCGCTTGGTGCGATGCATCTTGCAAGACTTATGAGTCTGAATCTTGGATTAAGCAGTCAGGATGTTTTGCTGGTTACTGTATCTGCTCTTTTGCATGACACAGGTCATGGGCCGTACTCTCATGCAACTGAACCGCTGATGCAACAGTATCTTGGGAAAAATCATCAGGATATTGAGTATTTAGTATTAAAGGGTCCTCTTGCAGATGAACTTTTGGCTCTTAACTTAAATCCTGAAGATGTATGTGAAATGGTCAATGGAAAACATCCTCTTGCAGGAATAATCCATGGTGATTTGGATGTAGACAGAATGGATTACCTGTTGAGGGATGCCCACTACACAGGTGTCCCATACGGCACTGTTGATGCACACCGCCTGATTCGCAGTACAAATCTCACCGATAAAGGACTTGTATTGAAGGAAAACGGGATAAATGCCGCTGAATCATTACTTATTGCAAGAACACTCATGCGTCCGGCGGTATATTTTCATCATGTCAGCAGAATTGCTGAATCCATGATTAAATTTGCGGCCCATGAACATTTGAAGGAATCAGGCTTTGAAAAAACTGCTGAACTTTTACTGATGGATGACGGACAGTTTTACAATGAGATATCCAAATCGCCCTCAGATAATGCAAGAAAGATAATTAAAGATCTTCATTTGAGAAAACTTTACAAAAGAGCGTTGTTTGTTGGAATGGATCAGGTAAGATTTTCTTCACTTCTGAAGATGATTTCTCTAAAGGATGAGAGAAGTGTTGCAAAAACCGTGTGCGAAGCCGCTGGTATAGACGATTCTGAGGTGCTTGTAGACATTCCTTCAATTCCCTCTCCAATGTCTATTGAAGTTTCGGTTAAAAACCATAATTTATTGCTGTCATTAGAAGAACTTTCACCTCTTATGTCAACACTGAATGAGACAAGAAAGAGCCAGTGGAGAATGGGCATATATACAACTCCTGAAAACAGAAAAATTGTAGAACAGACAGCTTATGAAGTTCTTAATATTGAAAAAGTTACAAAACAGGACAAACTAATAATATAA
- a CDS encoding UbiX family flavin prenyltransferase, which translates to MKKYVVAVTGASGIIYAQRLLEVLSKQAEVYVIITKIAKKIAEYEMVNLDGFDAVYVDEDDMFAGVASGSFRYDGMVVIPCSMKTLSAINSGFSDNLITRAADVCLKEGRKCILMPREMPLSRIHLKNMLSLNEAGATIMVMSPGFYNRPETIADLVDMVVARALDNLGEEHDIGKRWSCD; encoded by the coding sequence ATGAAAAAATATGTTGTTGCAGTAACTGGTGCAAGTGGAATAATATATGCCCAAAGACTCCTTGAAGTTTTGTCAAAGCAGGCAGAAGTGTATGTGATTATCACAAAGATTGCCAAAAAAATAGCTGAGTATGAAATGGTAAATCTTGATGGGTTTGATGCAGTATATGTCGATGAGGATGATATGTTTGCCGGAGTTGCAAGCGGTTCATTCAGATATGACGGCATGGTTGTAATTCCATGCAGTATGAAAACGCTTTCTGCTATAAATTCCGGCTTTTCAGATAATCTTATAACACGTGCGGCTGATGTCTGTTTAAAAGAGGGAAGAAAATGCATTCTAATGCCCAGAGAAATGCCACTTTCAAGAATCCATCTTAAAAATATGCTCTCTTTAAATGAAGCAGGTGCAACTATTATGGTAATGAGTCCGGGTTTTTATAACAGACCTGAAACAATTGCAGATCTTGTTGATATGGTTGTTGCAAGAGCGCTTGACAATCTTGGAGAAGAACATGATATCGGGAAAAGATGGAGTTGTGACTGA
- a CDS encoding GNAT family N-acetyltransferase — protein sequence MNFKPLKTARLTLIPADLSMLEYEINRNNFPKSLFGITVPKNWPHESVSRGVSEIFLTLFRENKLYNYYWILNEESKKDILIGSGGFIVQDDGTLELGYSVLKQFEDNGFASEAVSAIIKNVNGFKNNIRITAKTKKKNIASVRVLEKSGFSLFGFDSETDLLIYSLVTN from the coding sequence ATGAATTTTAAACCACTAAAAACAGCCAGGCTTACATTAATTCCGGCGGATTTAAGCATGCTTGAATATGAAATAAACAGAAATAATTTTCCAAAAAGCCTTTTTGGAATCACTGTTCCAAAAAACTGGCCGCATGAATCTGTAAGCCGGGGGGTGTCTGAAATTTTTTTAACCCTATTTAGGGAAAATAAACTTTACAACTATTACTGGATTTTAAATGAAGAGTCAAAAAAAGATATTCTAATTGGAAGCGGCGGATTTATTGTACAGGATGACGGCACTTTAGAGCTTGGATATTCAGTCTTAAAGCAGTTTGAGGATAATGGCTTTGCATCAGAGGCAGTTAGTGCAATAATAAAAAACGTCAATGGTTTTAAAAATAACATCCGGATTACTGCAAAAACAAAAAAGAAGAACATCGCATCAGTAAGGGTTCTAGAAAAGAGCGGATTCTCCCTCTTTGGATTTGACAGTGAAACCGACCTTTTGATTTACTCTTTAGTTACAAATTAA
- the cofD gene encoding 2-phospho-L-lactate transferase codes for MKITFLSGGTGTPKLIRGFRKIIPDEDISVIVNTAEDMWIYGSHLSPDIDTLLYLFSGLLNTETWWGIKGDTTITNDFLKDIGEDIYLTLGDKDRAVNIARARMLKEGFTLTKATKNLSLKLGVSANILPMTDTEVTTNVLTKNGLIHFQEYWVRHRGNVSIKDVVRTFNIKPSATKECLNAIENADVVILGPSNPVTSISPILECEGIKEALNEKIVVSVSPFISKNPISGPAKELMEAWNIEPSSKGTYSLYREFTDIFIQDIRDEEIINGALKFDTLMVNEEVSTQLAGNILDEVREFI; via the coding sequence ATGAAAATTACATTCCTTTCCGGCGGGACTGGAACTCCTAAACTAATCAGAGGATTTAGGAAAATAATACCTGACGAAGATATCTCTGTTATAGTAAATACTGCAGAAGATATGTGGATTTACGGAAGCCATCTTTCTCCGGATATTGACACATTGCTATACCTTTTTTCCGGACTTTTGAATACTGAAACATGGTGGGGTATTAAAGGAGACACTACGATTACTAATGATTTTTTAAAAGATATTGGTGAGGATATCTATCTCACCCTTGGAGATAAAGACAGGGCTGTTAATATAGCACGTGCAAGGATGCTAAAAGAGGGATTTACACTCACTAAAGCTACTAAAAATCTTTCTTTAAAACTTGGCGTATCGGCAAATATTCTGCCGATGACCGACACAGAAGTTACAACGAATGTTCTTACAAAGAATGGTCTTATACATTTTCAGGAATACTGGGTCAGACACAGAGGAAATGTTTCAATAAAAGATGTTGTAAGAACTTTTAATATAAAACCATCAGCAACCAAAGAGTGTCTTAATGCAATAGAAAATGCAGATGTTGTCATTCTGGGGCCATCCAATCCTGTAACAAGTATATCTCCTATTCTTGAATGTGAAGGAATAAAAGAAGCTTTGAATGAAAAAATTGTTGTTTCAGTAAGTCCTTTTATAAGCAAAAATCCCATAAGCGGCCCTGCGAAAGAATTAATGGAGGCCTGGAATATAGAGCCGTCATCAAAGGGCACATATTCACTTTACCGTGAATTCACTGATATCTTTATACAGGATATCAGAGATGAGGAAATAATTAACGGTGCATTGAAATTTGACACTCTTATGGTAAATGAAGAAGTGAGCACACAGCTTGCAGGAAATATTTTAGATGAGGTCAGGGAATTTATCTGA